From a region of the Agrobacterium tumefaciens genome:
- a CDS encoding PAS domain-containing protein: MLGLGKSADNKNVLDAISKSQAVIEFDLKGNILTANRNFCQALGYELSEIVGKHHRIFCDKELAASHEYQEFWASLARGEFQANDYRRITKTGSVIWIEASYNPVFRSGKPYKVVKIATDITAKKIKAVEDAGKLEALSRSQATIEFLPDGTIITANPNFSNAVNYDLKEIQGKHHRMFCDPAYAASPAYADFWQRLAAGEFISDEFVRYGKNGKEIWIQAAYNPVLDDAGKVAKVVKFATDVTPRMSAITVLAGALRDLADGDLLQRLEQTFVPSMEQLRKDFNEVVAKLQTTMQTVAHNASTIASGSSEIRMAADQLAQRTEQQAASLEETAAALEEITTTVADASRRAGDAGKLVSDTRDNADSSGKIVQQAISAMDEISRSSGEITNIIGVIDDIAFQTNLLALNAGVEAARAGEAGKGFAVVAQEVRELAQRSALAAKEIKSLINKSREQVANGVDLVGKTGSALRDILSQMTEIDTNVAAIVEASREQANGLAEINQAVNVMDQATQKNAAMVEETTAASHGLAKEAADLHQLLAQFKIAQEQQIRVMQSADIRKAPAPVARLSPQPRFAATGTYANVAADWTEF, translated from the coding sequence ATGCTGGGGCTTGGGAAAAGTGCAGACAACAAAAACGTTCTTGATGCAATATCGAAATCGCAGGCTGTCATCGAGTTTGACCTCAAAGGCAATATTCTGACGGCAAACCGCAATTTTTGTCAGGCGCTCGGTTACGAGCTTTCGGAAATCGTCGGCAAGCATCACCGCATCTTCTGCGATAAGGAACTGGCCGCGTCTCATGAATATCAGGAATTCTGGGCTTCGCTCGCGCGGGGCGAGTTCCAGGCGAATGACTACCGCCGCATCACCAAAACCGGCTCGGTAATCTGGATCGAGGCATCTTACAACCCGGTCTTTCGCTCCGGCAAACCGTACAAGGTCGTGAAGATCGCGACAGACATTACCGCAAAGAAAATCAAAGCCGTTGAAGATGCCGGAAAGCTTGAAGCGCTTTCGCGTTCGCAGGCGACGATCGAATTTTTGCCCGACGGCACCATCATCACGGCAAATCCGAACTTCTCCAACGCGGTCAATTACGATCTGAAAGAAATACAGGGCAAGCACCACCGCATGTTCTGCGACCCGGCCTATGCTGCCTCCCCTGCCTATGCCGACTTCTGGCAGCGTCTGGCAGCAGGAGAATTCATCTCCGACGAGTTCGTACGATATGGAAAAAATGGCAAGGAAATCTGGATTCAGGCCGCTTACAATCCCGTTCTGGATGACGCCGGAAAAGTCGCGAAGGTGGTCAAGTTTGCGACTGACGTAACGCCGCGTATGAGCGCAATCACTGTACTTGCAGGCGCGCTCCGAGATCTCGCCGACGGCGACCTGTTGCAAAGGCTTGAACAGACATTCGTGCCGAGCATGGAGCAGTTGCGAAAAGACTTTAACGAAGTCGTGGCCAAGCTGCAGACGACAATGCAGACGGTTGCCCACAACGCCTCGACCATCGCATCCGGTTCAAGCGAGATACGGATGGCCGCCGACCAGCTCGCGCAACGAACCGAACAGCAAGCCGCATCTTTGGAAGAGACCGCTGCTGCTCTCGAGGAAATCACCACGACAGTGGCGGACGCCAGCCGACGCGCTGGCGACGCAGGAAAGCTTGTCTCTGACACCCGAGACAACGCCGACAGCTCCGGCAAGATCGTTCAGCAAGCCATTTCGGCGATGGATGAAATCTCTCGCTCATCGGGTGAAATTACCAACATCATTGGCGTCATCGATGACATCGCCTTCCAGACCAACCTTCTTGCGTTAAATGCAGGTGTTGAGGCGGCACGTGCAGGCGAGGCCGGCAAGGGCTTTGCCGTCGTGGCGCAGGAGGTGCGTGAACTTGCCCAGCGCTCGGCCCTCGCCGCCAAGGAGATCAAGTCGCTGATCAACAAGTCCCGCGAACAGGTTGCAAATGGCGTGGATCTGGTGGGCAAAACGGGCAGCGCCCTGCGAGACATCCTCTCACAAATGACGGAGATCGACACCAATGTCGCCGCGATCGTCGAAGCTTCGAGAGAACAGGCCAACGGTCTCGCCGAAATCAACCAGGCGGTAAACGTCATGGATCAGGCGACACAGAAAAATGCTGCTATGGTGGAAGAAACCACGGCAGCAAGCCACGGACTTGCCAAGGAAGCTGCCGATCTGCACCAGCTCCTTGCCCAGTTTAAGATCGCACAGGAACAGCAAATCCGCGTCATGCAGTCGGCAGACATCAGGAAAGCGCCAGCTCCAGTTGCTAGGCTTTCCCCTCAGCCGAGATTTGCAGCGACTGGCACATATGCCAATGTCGCCGCCGATTGGACGGAGTTCTGA
- the fdhD gene encoding formate dehydrogenase accessory sulfurtransferase FdhD: MSAEASYRRVLRTASKGGSVDTGHRSVPEERAVAFSYGGSTHAVMMASPADLQDFAVGFSLTEGIISRRDEIETIEVVDAGQGFDVQIGLQDEKADVLRARRRHMAGPVGCGLCGIESIEQAVRPIPDVGAVGLKLPGRELVEAIKTLNDEQPLHQQTRAVHGAGFYVPGKGLVAVREDVGRHNALDKLVGAAINAGYSGATGVVVVTSRLSVEMVQKAAIFGSSMLVAISAPTALAIETAETAGMTLVAIVRGEDFEVFTRADRLILSA; encoded by the coding sequence ATGTCTGCGGAAGCGAGCTATCGACGTGTTCTAAGAACCGCATCCAAAGGCGGGTCTGTCGATACCGGTCATCGATCGGTACCGGAGGAAAGGGCTGTGGCTTTTTCCTATGGCGGTTCAACCCATGCGGTGATGATGGCGAGCCCCGCCGATCTTCAGGACTTTGCTGTCGGATTCAGCCTGACGGAAGGAATCATATCGCGACGCGACGAGATCGAAACCATTGAGGTCGTTGATGCCGGCCAGGGTTTCGATGTGCAGATCGGACTTCAAGACGAGAAGGCCGATGTTCTCAGGGCACGTCGTCGACATATGGCAGGCCCGGTAGGTTGTGGTCTCTGCGGCATTGAATCCATCGAACAGGCGGTTCGGCCCATTCCCGATGTCGGCGCTGTGGGCCTGAAGCTGCCAGGTCGTGAACTGGTCGAAGCGATCAAGACGTTGAATGATGAACAGCCCTTGCATCAACAGACCCGCGCGGTTCACGGTGCGGGCTTCTATGTGCCAGGCAAGGGACTGGTTGCTGTTCGAGAGGATGTCGGGCGTCACAATGCCTTGGATAAGCTGGTCGGCGCTGCGATCAATGCCGGCTATTCTGGGGCTACAGGCGTTGTCGTTGTTACCAGTCGTCTGTCAGTCGAAATGGTTCAGAAGGCGGCGATCTTCGGAAGCTCGATGCTGGTCGCAATTTCTGCTCCAACGGCGCTGGCCATCGAAACGGCTGAGACGGCAGGTATGACGCTGGTGGCTATCGTTCGCGGTGAAGACTTTGAAGTCTTCACCCGCGCCGACAGGCTCATTCTATCCGCTTAA
- a CDS encoding F0F1 ATP synthase subunit epsilon — protein MADSFKFELVSPERLLVSETVTEVVIPATLGEMTVMANHAPTMTTIKPGIVSVTFASGEKHKYVVFGGFADILPTGCTLLAESAVSADDISPDTLQKRIDAAKAEIDEGNHHHDHLTKLEKHLYELTNLHEVLVAA, from the coding sequence ATGGCTGACAGTTTCAAGTTTGAACTGGTTTCCCCGGAACGTCTGCTCGTTTCCGAGACGGTTACGGAAGTCGTCATTCCGGCTACGCTCGGTGAGATGACCGTGATGGCCAACCACGCACCGACGATGACCACGATCAAGCCGGGTATCGTGAGCGTAACGTTTGCCTCCGGTGAGAAGCACAAATACGTCGTATTCGGTGGCTTCGCCGACATTCTGCCGACGGGCTGCACGCTTCTGGCGGAATCGGCTGTTTCCGCAGACGATATTTCGCCTGATACGCTGCAGAAGCGCATCGACGCTGCGAAGGCCGAGATCGATGAAGGCAATCACCACCACGATCATCTGACGAAGCTTGAAAAGCATCTTTACGAGCTGACGAACCTGCATGAGGTTCTCGTCGCCGCTTGA